The following coding sequences lie in one Kribbella sp. NBC_00709 genomic window:
- a CDS encoding aminotransferase-like domain-containing protein, whose protein sequence is MADLELTDLHGSLTDRALNSMNFLNEISHHYPDAISLAAGRPTEEFFALEDLHRYLDLFAQYLRDRGYDEPAVRRTIFQYGRTKGIIHELVARNLAVDEDIQVDPEAIVVTVGCQEAMVLTVRALRAGPDDVLLAVSPTYVGITGAARLVDLPVVPVGEEDDLAAVLKSVRAEGRRPRACYVMPDFANPSGLSMDLPTRHRLLDLAASENLLLIEDNPYGLFPSQGHQRMPTLKSLDTSRRVVYLGSFAKTGLPGARVGYVVADQTVGTGLLADELSKLKSMLTVNTAPVAQAVIGGKLLANDCSLVAANRRERAVYAANLQAITDGLAARFPNGEITWTVPAGGFFVVVTVPFPVDDALLEKSAHEYGVLWTPMSHFYDGDLPINALRLSCSAVTLREIDAALNRLAAFITDELVLSNTRKLDL, encoded by the coding sequence ATGGCCGATCTCGAGCTGACCGACCTGCACGGCTCGCTCACCGACCGGGCGCTGAACTCGATGAACTTCCTCAACGAGATCTCGCACCACTACCCGGACGCGATCTCGCTCGCGGCCGGCCGGCCGACCGAGGAGTTCTTCGCGCTCGAGGACCTGCACCGCTACCTCGACCTGTTCGCGCAGTACCTGCGGGACCGGGGGTACGACGAACCCGCGGTCCGGCGGACGATCTTCCAGTACGGCCGGACGAAGGGCATCATCCACGAACTGGTCGCCCGGAACCTCGCGGTCGACGAGGACATCCAGGTCGATCCGGAAGCGATCGTGGTCACGGTCGGCTGCCAGGAGGCGATGGTCCTCACGGTGCGCGCGCTCCGGGCCGGTCCCGACGACGTGCTGCTCGCCGTCTCCCCGACGTACGTCGGCATCACCGGCGCAGCCCGCCTCGTCGACCTTCCCGTCGTACCGGTGGGGGAGGAGGACGATCTCGCCGCCGTGCTGAAGTCGGTCCGCGCGGAGGGCCGGCGTCCGCGCGCGTGCTACGTGATGCCGGACTTCGCGAACCCGTCCGGCCTGAGCATGGATCTCCCGACCCGCCACCGCCTCCTCGACCTCGCCGCCTCCGAGAACCTCCTGCTCATCGAGGACAACCCGTACGGACTCTTCCCGTCCCAGGGTCATCAGCGCATGCCGACGTTGAAGTCGCTCGACACCTCCCGTCGAGTCGTCTACTTGGGCTCGTTCGCGAAGACCGGTCTCCCCGGTGCGCGAGTCGGCTATGTCGTCGCGGATCAGACGGTCGGCACCGGCCTCCTGGCGGACGAGCTCTCCAAGCTGAAGAGCATGCTCACCGTCAACACCGCACCCGTCGCCCAGGCCGTGATCGGCGGCAAGCTCCTCGCCAACGACTGCAGCCTCGTCGCAGCCAACCGCCGCGAACGCGCGGTCTACGCCGCCAACCTGCAGGCAATCACCGACGGGTTGGCCGCGCGTTTCCCGAACGGCGAGATCACCTGGACCGTCCCGGCCGGCGGCTTCTTCGTCGTCGTCACGGTCCCGTTCCCGGTCGACGACGCCCTGCTGGAGAAGTCTGCCCACGAGTACGGCGTCCTGTGGACCCCGATGAGCCACTTCTACGACGGCGACCTCCCGATCAACGCCCTCCGCCTGTCGTGCAGCGCGGTCACCCTGCGCGAGATCGACGCCGCGCTGAACCGCCTGGCCGCGTTCATCACCGACGAACTGGTCCTCTCGAACACTCGAAAACTGGATCTGTAG
- a CDS encoding alpha-hydroxy acid oxidase, translating to MAESLADYEPLAREVLPPAVYDFVAGGSGSEQTLRCNRAAFDAITVTPRVLTGTAKPNPSWTVLGSRWELPFAVAPMAYQKLVHPEGELLLGAAAGKAGIPYTISTLSSVPLEKIAAAAPSWFQLYWLRDRRVVTSLVERAVSAGCSAVMVTVDVPVMGRRLRDVRNEFALPPDVAPENLVDKVTEAHESVPGLSALAAHTASAFEPAVSWHDLEWLRELCPIPLVVKGILDPRDARRVVEFGGDGVVVSNHGGRQLDGAVASIDALGPVVDAVGKDCAVLLDSGVRSGLDVLKAVALGASGVLVGRPLLWALAVGAADEALALLGRELRDAMLLAGCADLGAVRELGVGRASWPISS from the coding sequence ATGGCTGAGTCACTCGCCGACTACGAACCACTCGCGCGCGAGGTGCTCCCGCCTGCCGTCTACGATTTCGTTGCCGGCGGCAGCGGTTCCGAACAGACCCTTCGCTGCAATCGAGCCGCCTTCGACGCGATCACCGTCACCCCCCGCGTCCTCACCGGCACGGCAAAACCGAACCCTTCCTGGACGGTCCTGGGGTCGCGGTGGGAGCTCCCGTTCGCGGTCGCTCCGATGGCCTACCAAAAGCTCGTGCACCCCGAGGGGGAGTTGCTGCTGGGCGCCGCTGCCGGCAAGGCCGGAATCCCCTACACCATCAGCACCCTGAGCAGCGTCCCGTTGGAGAAGATCGCCGCCGCGGCGCCGTCCTGGTTCCAGCTCTACTGGCTGCGGGACCGCCGGGTCGTGACCAGCTTGGTGGAGCGAGCGGTGAGCGCCGGTTGCAGTGCGGTGATGGTGACGGTCGACGTGCCGGTCATGGGCCGGCGATTGCGGGATGTACGCAACGAGTTCGCCCTCCCGCCGGACGTCGCCCCGGAGAACCTTGTCGACAAAGTGACAGAAGCGCATGAGTCGGTGCCGGGGTTGTCGGCGCTGGCGGCGCATACGGCGTCGGCGTTCGAGCCGGCGGTGTCGTGGCATGACCTCGAGTGGCTGCGGGAGTTGTGTCCGATTCCCCTGGTGGTGAAGGGGATTCTGGATCCGCGAGACGCTCGGCGGGTCGTCGAGTTCGGGGGAGACGGGGTCGTGGTGTCGAACCACGGTGGGCGGCAGCTGGACGGTGCGGTGGCGTCGATCGATGCCCTGGGCCCGGTTGTCGATGCTGTCGGCAAGGACTGCGCGGTCTTGCTCGACAGCGGCGTACGGAGCGGGCTCGATGTGCTGAAGGCGGTTGCCCTGGGTGCTTCCGGCGTACTGGTCGGGCGGCCGTTGCTGTGGGCACTTGCTGTCGGGGCTGCCGACGAGGCGCTGGCGTTGCTCGGGCGGGAGTTGCGGGACGCGATGCTGCTGGCGGGGTGCGCGGACCTGGGCGCGGTGCGGGAACTGGGTGTGGGGAGAGCGTCATGGCCGATCTCGAGCTGA
- a CDS encoding alpha/beta hydrolase yields the protein MPLDPQVEAMRAEREANHVPQLYTQSLAEARAADLASIQAAGGDGEPVHHVKDVTTDAGLPLRVYRPDLSGPLPTLIYFFGGGWTLGSIDTADGITRKLANAVPCQVVTVGYRLAPEHPFPTAVHDCYDATQWIATHLQTDPARMVVGGDSAGANLAAAVTLLARDNNGPALAGQLLVYPNMLYGSDTISMRNGNDPYLFNNTSVNWYWKHYLTDPADGRNPLASPLLAESHADLPPALVITAEYDPLRDEGEYYAEKLHAAGVPTTLSRYDGMVHGFFAMSGILDGGKKAMSEASAWLGRIFTDG from the coding sequence ATGCCGTTGGACCCGCAGGTCGAGGCCATGCGCGCCGAACGCGAGGCGAACCACGTGCCGCAGCTGTACACCCAGAGCCTGGCAGAGGCGCGAGCCGCCGATCTGGCCTCGATCCAGGCCGCGGGTGGAGACGGTGAGCCGGTCCATCACGTCAAGGACGTTACGACCGACGCCGGGCTGCCGCTGCGGGTCTATCGGCCCGACCTGTCGGGTCCGTTGCCGACGTTGATCTACTTCTTCGGCGGCGGGTGGACGCTCGGCAGCATCGACACCGCCGACGGCATCACTCGCAAGCTGGCGAACGCCGTACCGTGCCAGGTGGTAACGGTCGGCTATCGGCTGGCGCCTGAACACCCGTTCCCCACCGCGGTCCACGACTGCTACGACGCCACGCAGTGGATCGCCACGCATCTGCAGACCGACCCGGCGAGGATGGTCGTCGGCGGCGACAGCGCCGGCGCCAACCTCGCGGCCGCCGTCACGTTGCTTGCCCGCGACAACAACGGTCCAGCGCTGGCAGGACAGCTGCTCGTGTATCCGAACATGTTGTACGGCTCGGACACGATCTCGATGCGCAACGGCAACGACCCGTACCTGTTCAACAACACCTCGGTCAACTGGTACTGGAAGCACTACCTGACCGATCCCGCGGACGGCCGCAACCCGTTGGCCTCGCCCCTGCTGGCGGAGTCGCACGCGGACCTGCCGCCGGCGTTGGTGATCACCGCCGAGTACGACCCCCTGCGCGACGAGGGCGAGTATTACGCCGAGAAGCTGCACGCCGCCGGCGTGCCGACCACACTCAGCCGGTACGACGGCATGGTGCACGGATTCTTCGCGATGTCGGGGATCCTCGACGGCGGCAAGAAGGCGATGAGTGAGGCGTCGGCCTGGCTGGGCAGGATCTTCACGGATGGCTGA
- a CDS encoding cytochrome P450 yields MAARSANGILAALGSEQGRRDPMPLFAELHRIGPVCRLEPGTSPYAVVVNGYDAAQEALKDTRFHRLLSADPNPKEPVLRRLGGSMMFKNEPEHLRMRKVFQAVLTPRRLTGFEPVVEALATELLDDLGKAGRDGQVIDFVDFAYRLPITVIGTFLGIPRSDVGWFRDRTKAIDDYLDLGGKAPERLAAANQAADELNDYYARMLADRRVRPRDDLVSSLVDSELAEQELIDNLLVLVNASFVTTMNLLTNGLELLLAQPSLVDALRNEPAKAADCVEEILRHQSSVQLVSRKASVDLELAGESITAGSLVLILPGAANRDPAKHPDADTFDPDRADLQHLSFGAGPFYCVGAGLARMEGRAAFGQLFQRFPQLQLAGDPVRSHSLLLRGHQSMPIRLG; encoded by the coding sequence ATGGCTGCTCGGAGTGCGAACGGGATTCTCGCCGCCCTCGGCTCCGAGCAGGGCCGCCGCGATCCGATGCCGCTCTTCGCGGAGCTGCATCGGATCGGCCCGGTCTGCCGCCTCGAGCCCGGTACCTCGCCGTACGCCGTCGTCGTGAACGGGTACGACGCGGCGCAGGAAGCCTTGAAGGACACGCGATTCCACCGGCTGCTGTCGGCGGACCCGAACCCGAAGGAGCCGGTACTGCGCCGGCTCGGTGGGTCGATGATGTTCAAGAACGAGCCGGAGCATCTGCGGATGCGCAAGGTGTTCCAGGCGGTACTGACGCCCCGCCGGCTGACCGGGTTCGAACCGGTCGTGGAGGCCCTGGCCACTGAGCTGCTCGATGACCTGGGCAAGGCCGGCCGGGACGGTCAGGTGATCGATTTCGTGGACTTCGCGTACCGGTTGCCGATCACCGTCATCGGGACGTTCCTGGGCATCCCGCGCTCGGACGTGGGCTGGTTCCGGGACCGGACGAAGGCGATCGACGACTACCTCGACCTCGGCGGCAAAGCGCCCGAGCGGCTGGCTGCGGCGAACCAGGCCGCCGACGAACTGAACGACTACTACGCCCGGATGCTCGCCGACCGCCGCGTCCGGCCACGCGACGACCTGGTCAGCTCACTGGTGGACTCGGAGCTCGCCGAGCAGGAGCTGATCGACAACCTGCTGGTCCTGGTCAACGCCAGCTTCGTGACCACGATGAACCTACTCACCAACGGCCTCGAGCTGCTGCTCGCCCAGCCGTCCCTGGTCGATGCCTTGCGCAACGAACCGGCGAAGGCGGCGGACTGTGTCGAGGAGATCCTGCGGCATCAGAGCTCGGTCCAGCTGGTCAGCCGGAAGGCATCGGTCGACCTCGAGCTGGCCGGCGAGTCGATCACCGCGGGGAGTCTGGTGCTGATCCTGCCGGGCGCGGCGAACCGGGATCCGGCCAAGCACCCCGACGCCGACACGTTCGATCCGGATCGTGCGGATCTGCAGCACCTGTCCTTCGGCGCGGGTCCGTTCTACTGCGTCGGCGCCGGACTGGCCCGGATGGAGGGGCGAGCTGCGTTCGGCCAGTTGTTCCAGCGATTCCCGCAGCTCCAGCTCGCGGGCGACCCGGTGCGCAGTCATAGCCTGCTGCTCCGTGGACATCAGTCGATGCCGATCCGATTGGGGTGA
- a CDS encoding SGNH/GDSL hydrolase family protein, which translates to MSISSSWRAVAVTAALTLAGSSLAGSGLAGHNDAEWVGTWATAVTHGDATGSTNLGLTDQSVRLNIRPTVGGNRIRVRLSNIYGEKTVTVAAATVAKPNKATPELSDIDPNTLRTLTFNGSGSASMVKGSELLSDPVNLRIGTLDDLVVSIYFQDNTGPTTFHGSSIQDNFVGTGNRVSDPTGVNYPTTRRCCWFFLSGVDVQTDDSAGSIVVLGDSISDGTNSTPNANNRWPDQLAERLAASAGHKPFPSVLNAGLAGSRLNHEGTEPSDNGAFPGFGEVGVNSLARLNEDVFAQTGVRTVITELGINDIWMSDDSAAEIIGALRQVNAQAKERGIRSLVTTITPFEGLSGTDSWTPAKEATRQAVNSYLRSSHEFDGVLDFDKVLRDPAAPSKLRADIDSGDHIHPNDAGYQQMAASVPLNLVR; encoded by the coding sequence ATGTCCATTTCCAGCAGTTGGCGCGCGGTTGCGGTCACCGCGGCTCTCACTCTCGCCGGATCGAGCCTCGCCGGCTCGGGTCTGGCCGGCCACAACGACGCCGAGTGGGTCGGCACGTGGGCGACCGCGGTCACCCACGGCGACGCCACCGGCTCGACGAATCTCGGGCTGACCGACCAGAGCGTCCGGCTGAACATCCGCCCGACCGTCGGCGGCAACCGGATCCGGGTCCGGCTCTCGAACATCTACGGCGAGAAGACCGTCACGGTCGCCGCCGCAACTGTTGCCAAGCCCAACAAGGCGACGCCGGAGCTGTCCGACATCGACCCGAACACCCTGCGGACGTTGACGTTCAACGGATCGGGGAGCGCGTCGATGGTCAAGGGCAGCGAACTGCTCAGCGACCCGGTCAACCTGCGGATCGGCACCCTCGACGACCTCGTCGTCAGCATCTACTTCCAGGACAACACCGGCCCGACGACGTTCCACGGCTCGTCGATCCAGGACAACTTCGTCGGCACCGGCAACCGGGTCAGCGACCCGACCGGCGTGAACTACCCGACGACTCGGCGGTGCTGCTGGTTCTTCCTGTCCGGTGTCGACGTCCAGACCGACGACTCGGCCGGTTCGATCGTCGTGCTCGGCGACTCGATCAGCGACGGCACCAACAGCACGCCGAACGCGAACAACCGCTGGCCGGACCAGCTCGCCGAGCGACTGGCCGCATCCGCCGGACACAAGCCGTTCCCGAGTGTGCTGAACGCGGGTCTGGCCGGTAGCCGGCTCAACCACGAGGGCACCGAACCGTCCGACAACGGCGCGTTCCCCGGCTTCGGTGAGGTCGGCGTGAACTCGCTGGCCCGGTTGAACGAGGACGTGTTCGCGCAGACCGGCGTACGCACGGTGATCACCGAGCTCGGCATCAACGACATCTGGATGTCCGACGACTCCGCCGCCGAGATCATCGGCGCGTTGCGGCAGGTGAACGCGCAGGCCAAGGAGCGCGGCATCCGCAGCCTGGTCACGACCATCACGCCGTTCGAAGGACTCTCCGGCACGGACAGCTGGACGCCGGCCAAGGAGGCCACCCGGCAGGCGGTGAACAGCTACCTGCGGTCGAGCCACGAGTTCGACGGTGTGCTCGACTTCGACAAGGTACTGCGCGACCCGGCGGCGCCGTCGAAGCTGCGCGCGGACATCGACTCGGGTGACCACATCCACCCGAACGACGCCGGCTACCAGCAGATGGCCGCTTCGGTCCCGCTGAACCTGGTGCGCTGA